One part of the Verrucomicrobiia bacterium genome encodes these proteins:
- a CDS encoding glycosyltransferase family 39 protein, which translates to MATALEFIVDERYEVMKAFLCNKGFVLYRDIWNDQPPVHTMLLAECFRLWGPSILTARVLASAFGLLLFTAVYELIRRRTSTWCAVISCFLLLASPFVLSLNASVMLEVPAIGTALLSALLLFKRSEKRTWGWLIASGLVMGVALQIKLTAAVVAPAIAAEIAFRQQGNTKQDWQPVVVRNMFFWGIPLLIVFLAIGFTWGKGSLALSLKSHLTDEPSSLPFTVVPRDYPIQWNLFLRHIECVLAAAVGLAWAIRQRRWSEVSFPTVLLATLLFIHGLHRPWWNYYYLHFAVPLAWLSGWAIYKALKDAIGFIQKHGFALSSLATWKALALCILTAAVLARSEGRLEFSVKQLQDSPKINASPLLAKMRRYAPATHWVCAQDVMYPFHAQLKVPPELAVIMAKRFWSGQISALQIINVCRRYKPEQVLLPNGQIAKEWDDFLTPGYQLVYADREFVLYVGKEVLK; encoded by the coding sequence TTGGCAACAGCTTTGGAGTTTATAGTGGACGAACGTTACGAGGTGATGAAAGCATTTCTCTGTAATAAAGGCTTTGTCCTCTACAGGGACATCTGGAATGATCAACCCCCAGTCCACACGATGCTGCTGGCCGAATGCTTCAGACTTTGGGGACCTTCAATCCTCACTGCCCGCGTCCTGGCGTCAGCATTTGGATTGTTGCTGTTCACAGCCGTTTACGAATTGATCAGGCGGCGAACTTCGACCTGGTGCGCGGTGATTTCGTGTTTTTTGCTTTTGGCATCACCCTTCGTCCTGTCTCTCAATGCATCGGTCATGCTTGAAGTCCCAGCCATCGGCACTGCGCTCCTATCGGCTCTGCTTTTGTTCAAGCGGAGTGAGAAACGAACATGGGGTTGGTTGATTGCCTCCGGCCTGGTAATGGGGGTCGCGTTGCAGATTAAACTTACCGCCGCCGTCGTTGCCCCTGCCATCGCGGCGGAAATTGCCTTTCGACAACAGGGCAATACAAAACAGGACTGGCAGCCAGTGGTGGTTCGGAACATGTTCTTTTGGGGAATCCCCCTTCTCATTGTATTCCTTGCAATCGGATTCACCTGGGGCAAAGGCAGTCTGGCGTTATCGCTGAAGTCCCACCTTACGGATGAGCCTAGCTCGTTGCCCTTTACCGTGGTTCCGAGAGATTACCCGATCCAATGGAACCTCTTTTTAAGGCATATCGAGTGCGTGCTGGCCGCTGCCGTGGGCCTGGCCTGGGCGATCCGGCAACGGCGGTGGTCCGAAGTGAGTTTTCCGACGGTATTGCTCGCGACGCTCCTGTTCATTCACGGGCTGCATCGGCCCTGGTGGAATTATTACTATCTGCATTTCGCGGTGCCGCTCGCCTGGCTTTCAGGCTGGGCAATCTACAAAGCGCTCAAGGATGCCATTGGCTTTATCCAAAAACACGGGTTTGCTCTGTCATCCCTGGCGACCTGGAAGGCCCTTGCCTTGTGCATTTTGACTGCGGCTGTTTTGGCTCGCTCCGAGGGGCGTTTGGAATTCTCAGTCAAGCAGCTTCAGGACAGCCCCAAAATAAATGCCAGCCCCTTATTGGCGAAAATGCGGCGCTACGCACCCGCTACGCATTGGGTCTGCGCACAGGACGTGATGTACCCGTTTCATGCCCAGTTGAAAGTGCCGCCGGAACTGGCCGTGATCATGGCAAAGCGTTTCTGGTCAGGCCAGATTTCGGCCCTCCAAATCATCAACGTCTGCCGCCGCTACAAGCCCGAGCAGGTCCTGTTGCCAAACGGGCAAATCGCGAAGGAATGGGACGATTTTCTAACGCCCGGCTATCAGCTCGTGTACGCAGACAGAGAGTTCGTGCTTTACGTGGGCAAGGAGGTATTAAAATAA
- a CDS encoding FAD-dependent thymidylate synthase — MQVTQAAICPSEASKRAGRPALTPELLAASGARYSRNNEGLGSILSKIDPANLDKSVDSIFRMVDYGHQSIADMVPVALFIDGISIWLAYYIWALCPTAGGQESSTRYLRISVDGLIPPEALGISEREIPAWREQMLNCFQAYQAALEIWEDLARANPQIMGIPRSLLADSSEASQKKVARMRRNYAFDRARYFLPVSAATNVMLIMSARGWVNLCQFLLSHPLPEPQKAGELIRTELELAAPRMLKYARCMEANQQRIADEFKSLAQAARCGAPVLGDENGAEDAKPFLSVMTPEGVSQRDVERDLSHHLNRYAPVGSSLQRIAVRFGWSAIGFGEIRDLNRHRTGTKYCPLVPQGFYFASDQLPSEEQAQKTKLLEQARIGRLATGQAFEFLQRNEPSYIYWTLLGTEYPFEHVTTADKFIYEAELRTGVGAHYRYAQHLRDVLNLWYETFPGTRQLILEGSAEPE; from the coding sequence ATGCAAGTTACGCAAGCAGCCATTTGCCCCAGCGAAGCTTCCAAAAGGGCCGGACGCCCCGCGCTGACGCCGGAGCTGCTGGCGGCCAGCGGGGCGCGTTATTCGCGAAATAACGAGGGGCTGGGCTCGATTTTGTCGAAGATCGATCCAGCAAATCTCGACAAATCCGTGGATTCCATCTTCCGGATGGTGGATTACGGCCATCAGTCCATAGCCGACATGGTGCCGGTGGCGCTATTCATCGACGGCATCTCGATTTGGCTCGCCTATTATATTTGGGCCCTCTGCCCAACTGCCGGCGGGCAGGAATCCTCGACCCGGTATCTGAGGATTTCTGTTGATGGACTTATCCCGCCGGAGGCGCTCGGGATTTCTGAGCGCGAGATTCCCGCCTGGCGCGAGCAGATGCTCAACTGTTTTCAGGCTTACCAGGCAGCGCTGGAAATCTGGGAGGACCTGGCGCGCGCAAATCCGCAGATAATGGGCATCCCCCGCTCGCTTCTGGCCGATTCTTCCGAAGCCTCTCAAAAGAAGGTGGCGCGAATGAGGCGCAATTATGCCTTCGACCGGGCGAGGTACTTCCTGCCCGTCAGCGCCGCCACCAATGTGATGCTGATCATGTCGGCGCGCGGCTGGGTGAACTTGTGCCAATTCCTGCTTTCGCATCCATTGCCGGAGCCACAGAAGGCAGGGGAGTTGATCCGGACTGAGCTGGAGCTTGCAGCGCCGAGGATGCTCAAATACGCCCGGTGCATGGAAGCCAACCAGCAACGGATAGCGGACGAATTCAAGAGCCTCGCGCAGGCTGCGCGATGCGGCGCCCCTGTTTTGGGAGACGAGAACGGTGCCGAGGACGCAAAGCCCTTTCTATCCGTCATGACGCCCGAAGGGGTATCGCAGAGGGATGTCGAGCGAGACCTGAGCCATCACCTCAACCGCTACGCCCCAGTGGGCAGCAGTCTCCAGCGAATCGCTGTCCGGTTCGGCTGGTCCGCAATCGGCTTTGGCGAAATCCGCGATTTGAACCGGCACCGTACCGGGACCAAGTATTGTCCGCTGGTGCCACAGGGTTTTTATTTTGCGTCAGACCAACTCCCGTCCGAAGAGCAGGCCCAAAAAACCAAACTGCTCGAACAGGCCAGGATTGGGCGTTTGGCCACCGGCCAGGCGTTTGAATTCCTGCAGAGAAATGAGCCGTCTTACATTTACTGGACCCTTTTAGGAACGGAGTATCCCTTCGAACACGTCACAACCGCCGATAAATTTATTTATGAGGCCGAGCTGAGGACCGGCGTGGGCGCCCATTACCGTTACGCCCAGCATTTGCGCGACGTGCTGAACTTGTGGTATGAAACGTTTCCGGGAACGCGTCAGCTCATCCTCGAAGGAAGCGCTGAGCCGGAGTGA